The following are encoded together in the Odocoileus virginianus isolate 20LAN1187 ecotype Illinois chromosome 28, Ovbor_1.2, whole genome shotgun sequence genome:
- the MUS81 gene encoding crossover junction endonuclease MUS81 — protein MAAPVRLGRKRPLPVCPNPLFVRWLTEWRDEAASRGRRTQFVFQKALRSLRRYPLPLRSGKEAKILQHFGDGLCRMLDQRLQQHEASGGDHVPCSPSGTKSPARERPPAEVQDPSMPVPTQLKAGGPGSYWPARHSGARAVLLQLYKEHLNPSGQGFLTKEELLQRCAPKVSRVAPGSARPWPALRSLLHRNLVLRTHQPARYSLTPEGLELAQKLADSEGLSLLNVGSGPEEPLGEESEVPGAASAELGTSEGSIQQPLLELGPGEYRVVLCVDVGETKGAGHRPELLRELQRLHVTHTVRRLHVGDFVWVAQETSPRDPARPAELVLDHIVERKRLDDLCSSIIDGRFREQKFRLKRCGLGRRVYLVEEHGSVHNLSLPESTLLQAVTNTQVIDGFFVKRTADIKESAAYLALLTQGLQRLYQGHALRSRPWGTSGDPESKAGPSPNPLCSLLTFSDFNAGAMKNKAQSVRDVFARQLMQVRGVSGEKAAALLARYSTPASLLAAYDACATPKEQEMLLSTIKCGPLQRNLGPVLSRTLSQLYCSSGPLT, from the exons ATGGCAGCGCCCGTCCGGCTGGGCCGGAAACGCCCGCTGCCTGTTTGCCCCAATCCTCTCTTCGTACGCTGGCTGACCGAGTGGCGGGACGAGGCAGCCAGCAGAGGGCGCCGCACGCAATTTGTGTTTCAGAAG GCGCTGCGCTCCCTCCGGCGATATCCACTGCCCCTGCGCAGCGGCAAGGAAGCTAAGATCCTCCAGCACTTCGGAGACGGGCTTTGCCGGATGCTGGACCAGAGACTGCAGCAGCACGAAGCATCAGGCG GTGACCATGTCCCGTGTTCACCATCCGGAACCAAGAGCCCAGCCCGGGAAAGGCCACCTGCTGAAGTCCAGGACCCTTCCATGCCA GTCCCAACCCAGCTCAAAGCAGGAGGCCCTGGCAGCTACTGGCCAGCTCGGCACTCGGGAGCACGAGCGGTCCTGCTGCAGCTATACAAGGAACACCTG AACCCTAGTGGCCAGGGCTTCCTAACCAAGGAGGAGCTGTTGCAGAGGTGTGCCCCAAAGGTTTCCAGG GTGGCCCCTGGAAGTGCTCGCCCCTGGCCAGCCCTCCGTTCACTCCTCCACAGGAACCTCGTCCTCAGGACACACCAGCCGGCTAG GTATTCACTAACCCCGGAGGGTCTGGAGCTGGCCCAGAAGCTGGCTGACTCAGAGGGCCTGAGCTTGCTGAATGTGGGCAGCGGGCCGGAGGAGCCCCTTGGGGAGGAGTCTGAAGTGCCAGGAGCGGCTTCAGCTGAGCT TGGCACCAGCGAAGGGAGCATCCAGCAGCCCCTCTTGGAGTTGGGACCTGGAGAGTACAGGGTGGTGTTGTGTGTGGACGTCGGTGAGACCAAGGG GGCGGGCCACAGGCCAGAGCTGCTCCGAGAGCTGCAGCGGCTGCACGTGACGCACACGGTGCGCAGGCTGCACGTCGGGGACTTCGTGTGGGTGGCCCAAGAGACCAGTCCCAGAGACCCAG CACGACCTGCAGAGCTAGTCCTGGACCATATCGTGGAGCGAAAGCGGCTGGACGACCTATGCAGCAGCATCATCGATGGCCGCTTCCGGGAGCAGAAG TTTCGGCTGAAGCGCTGTGGCCTGGGGCGCCGAGTGTACCTGGTGGAGGAGCATGGTTCTGTGCACAACCTCAGCCTTCCTGAGAGCACACTGCTGCAGGCTGTCACCAACACCCAG GTCATCGACGGCTTCTTTGTGAAGCGCACAGCGGACATTAAGGAGTCGGCTGCCTACCTGGCCCTGTTGACACAGGGCCTGCAGAGGCTCTACCAG GGTCACGCCCTCCGCAGTCGCCCCTGGGGCACCTCTGGGGACCCTGAATCAAAGGCCGGGCCCTCCCCAAACCCTCTCTGCTCACTCCTCACCTTCAGCGACTTCAACGCGGGAGCCATGAAGAACAAG GCCCAGTCTGTGCGGGACGTGTTTGCCAGGCAGCTCATGCAGGTGCGCGGGGTGAGCGGGGAGAAGGCGGCGGCCCTGCTGGCTCGGTACAGCACCCCTGCCAG CTTACTGGCCGCCTATGATGCCTGTGCCACCCCGAAGGAACAGGAAATGCTGCTGAGCACCATCAAGTGTGGGCCGCTGCAGAG GAATCTGGGGCCCGTTCTGAGCAGAACCTTGTCACAGCTCTACTGCAGCTCTGGTCCCCTGACCTGA
- the EFEMP2 gene encoding EGF-containing fibulin-like extracellular matrix protein 2 encodes MLPFASCLPGSLLLWALLLLLLGAASPQDSEEPDSYTECTDGYEWDPDSQHCRDVNECLTIPEACKGEMKCINHYGGYLCLPRSAAVINDLHGEGPPPPVPPAEHPHPCLPGYEPDEQESCVDVDECAQALHDCRPSQECHNLPGSYQCTCPDGYRKIGPECVDIDECRYRYCQHRCVNLPGSFRCQCEPGFQLGPNNRSCVDVNECDMGAPCEQRCFNSYGTFLCRCHQGYELHRDGFSCSDIDECSYSSYLCQYRCVNEPGRFSCHCPQGYQLLATRLCQDIDECESGAHQCSEAQTCVNFHGGYRCVDTNRCVEPYVQVSDNRCLCPASNPLCREQPSSIVHRYMSITSERSVPADVFQIQATSVYPGAYNAFQIRAGNSQGDFYIRQINNVSAMLVLARPVTGPREYVLDLEMVTMNSLMSYRASSVLRLTVFVGAYTF; translated from the exons ATGCTCCCGTTCGCCTCCTGCCTCCCCGGGTCTCTACTGCTCTGGGCGCTGCTGCTGTTGCTCTTGGGAGCAGCGTCTCCCCAGGATTCCGAGGAGCCCGACAGCTACACG GAATGCACAGATGGCTATGAGTGGGACCCTGACAGCCAGCACTGCAGGG ATGTCAATGAGTGCCTGACCATTCCTGAGGCCTGCAAGGGGGAAATGAAATGTATCAACCATTACGGGGGCTACTTGTGCCTGCCCCGTTCGGCTGCTGTCATCAATGACCTACATGGAGAGGGGCCCCCACCGCCCGTGCCCCCTGCcgagcacccccacccctgcctcccggGCTATGAGCCCGACGAGCAAGAGAGCTGCGTGG ACGTAGACGAGTGTGCCCAGGCCCTGCACGACTGCCGCCCCAGCCAGGAGTGCCATAACCTGCCTGGCTCCTACCAGTGTACCTGTCCCGACGGCTATCGCAAGATCGGGCCCGAGTGTGTGG ATATAGACGAGTGTCGGTACCGCTACTGCCAGCACCGCTGCGTGAACTTGCCTGGCTCCTTTCGCTGCCAGTGTGAGCCGGGCTTCCAGCTGGGGCCCAACAACCGCTCCTGTGTGG ATGTGAACGAATGTGACATGGGGGCTCCATGTGAGCAGCGCTGCTTCAACTCCTATGGGACCTTCCTGTGTCGCTGCCACCAGGGCTATGAGCTGCACCGGGACGGCTTCTCCTGCAGTG atATCGATGAGTGCAGCTACTCCAGTTACCTCTGCCAGTACCGCTGTGTCAACGAGCCAGGCCGCTTCTCCTGCCACTGTCCACAGGGCTACCAGCTGCTGGCCACACGCCTGTGCCAAG ACATTGACGAGTGTGAGTCGGGTGCGCACCAGTGCTCTGAGGCCCAGACTTGTGTCAACTTCCATGGGGGCTACCGCTGTGTGGACACCAACCGCTGCGTGGAGCCTTACGTCCAGGTGTCCGACAA TCGCTGTCTCTGTCCGGCCTCCAACCCCCTGTGCCGGGAGCAGCCCTCATCCATCGTGCACCGCTATATGAGCATCACCTCGGAGCGGAGCGTACCGGCGGATGTATTCCAAATCCAAGCAACCTCCGTCTACCCTGGTGCCTACAATGCCTTTCAGATCCGTGCTGGAAACTCGCAGGGAGACTTCTACATTAGG CAAATCAACAATGTCAGCGCCATGCTGGTCCTCGCACGGCCTGTGACAGGCCCCCGGGAGTACGTGCTGGACCTGGAGATGGTCACCATGAACTCCCTCATGAGCTACCGGGCCAGCTCTGTACTGAGACTCACCGTCTTCGTGGGGGCCTACACCTtctga
- the CTSW gene encoding cathepsin W isoform X2, protein MAPTVHLSCLLALLVAGLAQGTKGSLRGQDPGPQPLELKEVFRLFQMQYNRSYPNPAEHARRLDIFAQNLANTQRLQEDDLGTAEFGVTQFSDLTEEEFVQLYGNQVAGEALGVSRKVGSEEWGHSVPSTCDWRKAGTISPVRDQQHCNCCWAIAAAGNIEALWAIKFHQSVEVSVQQLIDCDRCGNGCKGGFVWDAFLTVLNNSIARHLATQGPITVTINMTLLQHYRKGVIKATPTTCDPIQVNHSVLLVGFGKTKSVEGRQGKAASFGSYSRPRHSMAYWTLKNSWGTQWGEKGYFRLHRGSNTCGITKFPVTARVDKPNKQQQVSCPP, encoded by the exons ATGGCACCAACTGTCCatctctcctgcctcctggccCTGCTGGTGGCAGGCTTGGCTCAAGGCACCAAGGGCTCCCTCAGGGGCCAG GACCCAGGTCCCCAGCCACTGGAGCTGAAAGAAGTCTTCAGATTGTTTCAGATGCAGTACAACCGGAGTTACCCAAATCCAGCAG AGCACGCCCGCCGCCTGGACATCTTTGCCCAAAACCTGGCCAACACTCAGCGGCTGCAGGAGGACGACCTGGGCACAGCCGAGTTTGGGGTGACTCAATTCAGTGACCTCACAG AGGAGGAGTTTGTCCAGCTTTACGGAAACCAGGTGGCTGGAGAGGCCCTCGGCGTGAGCAGAAAGGTGGGGTCTGAAGAGTGGGGGCACTCAGTGCCCTCAACCTGTGACTGGCGCAAGGCTGGCACCATCTCACCCGTCAGGGACCAG CAACACTGCAACTGTTGCTGGGCCATCGCGGCAGCGGGCAACATCGAGGCCCTATGGGCCATCAAGTTCCATCAGTCTGTGGAAGTCTCCGTGCAGC AGCTGATCGACTGTGACCGCTGTGGGAACGGCTGCAAGGGTGGCTTTGTCTGGGATGCGTTCCTCACTGTCCTCAACAATA GCATTGCCAGGCACTTGGCCACCCAAGGCCCCATCACCGTGACCATCAATATGACGCTACTGCAG CATTACCGGAAGGGTGTGATCAAGGCCACACCTACCACCTGTGACCCCATACAAGTAAATCATTCTGTCCTGCTGGTGGGCTTTGGTAAAACCAAGTCggtggaggggaggcaggggaaggcGGCCTCATTCGGATCCTACTCTCGCCCTCGCCACTCCATGGCATACTGGACCCTGAAGAACTCCTGGGGGACTCAATGGGGTGAGAAG GGCTACTTCCGGCTGCATCGAGGGAGCAACACCTGCGGCATCACCAAGTTCCCGGTCACTGCCAGAGTGGACAAACCTAATAAGCAGCAACAAGTCTCCTGCCCTCCCTGA
- the CTSW gene encoding cathepsin W isoform X1, producing MAPTVHLSCLLALLVAGLAQGTKGSLRGQDPGPQPLELKEVFRLFQMQYNRSYPNPAEHARRLDIFAQNLANTQRLQEDDLGTAEFGVTQFSDLTEEEFVQLYGNQVAGEALGVSRKVGSEEWGHSVPSTCDWRKAGTISPVRDQQHCNCCWAIAAAGNIEALWAIKFHQSVEVSVQQLIDCDRCGNGCKGGFVWDAFLTVLNNRGLASEKDYPFDGSGKTHSCRAEKHKKVAWIQDFIILQACEQSIARHLATQGPITVTINMTLLQHYRKGVIKATPTTCDPIQVNHSVLLVGFGKTKSVEGRQGKAASFGSYSRPRHSMAYWTLKNSWGTQWGEKGYFRLHRGSNTCGITKFPVTARVDKPNKQQQVSCPP from the exons ATGGCACCAACTGTCCatctctcctgcctcctggccCTGCTGGTGGCAGGCTTGGCTCAAGGCACCAAGGGCTCCCTCAGGGGCCAG GACCCAGGTCCCCAGCCACTGGAGCTGAAAGAAGTCTTCAGATTGTTTCAGATGCAGTACAACCGGAGTTACCCAAATCCAGCAG AGCACGCCCGCCGCCTGGACATCTTTGCCCAAAACCTGGCCAACACTCAGCGGCTGCAGGAGGACGACCTGGGCACAGCCGAGTTTGGGGTGACTCAATTCAGTGACCTCACAG AGGAGGAGTTTGTCCAGCTTTACGGAAACCAGGTGGCTGGAGAGGCCCTCGGCGTGAGCAGAAAGGTGGGGTCTGAAGAGTGGGGGCACTCAGTGCCCTCAACCTGTGACTGGCGCAAGGCTGGCACCATCTCACCCGTCAGGGACCAG CAACACTGCAACTGTTGCTGGGCCATCGCGGCAGCGGGCAACATCGAGGCCCTATGGGCCATCAAGTTCCATCAGTCTGTGGAAGTCTCCGTGCAGC AGCTGATCGACTGTGACCGCTGTGGGAACGGCTGCAAGGGTGGCTTTGTCTGGGATGCGTTCCTCACTGTCCTCAACAATA GAGGCCTGGCCAGTGAGAAGGACTATCCATTCGATGGGAGTGGCAAAACTCATAGTTGCCGGGCTGAGAAGCACAAGAAGGTGGCCTGGATCCAGGATTTCATAATACTGCAGGCCTGCGAGCAGA GCATTGCCAGGCACTTGGCCACCCAAGGCCCCATCACCGTGACCATCAATATGACGCTACTGCAG CATTACCGGAAGGGTGTGATCAAGGCCACACCTACCACCTGTGACCCCATACAAGTAAATCATTCTGTCCTGCTGGTGGGCTTTGGTAAAACCAAGTCggtggaggggaggcaggggaaggcGGCCTCATTCGGATCCTACTCTCGCCCTCGCCACTCCATGGCATACTGGACCCTGAAGAACTCCTGGGGGACTCAATGGGGTGAGAAG GGCTACTTCCGGCTGCATCGAGGGAGCAACACCTGCGGCATCACCAAGTTCCCGGTCACTGCCAGAGTGGACAAACCTAATAAGCAGCAACAAGTCTCCTGCCCTCCCTGA
- the FIBP gene encoding acidic fibroblast growth factor intracellular-binding protein isoform X1: MTSELDIFVGNTTLIDEDVYRLWLDGYSVSDAVALRVRSGILEQTGATAAVLQSDTMDHYRTFHMLERLLHAPPKLLHQLIFQIPPSRQALLIERYYAFDEAFVREVLGKKLSKGTKKDLDDISTKTGITLKSCRRQFDNFKRVFKVVEEMRGSLVDNIQQHFLLSDRLARDYAAIVFFANNRFETGKKKLQYLSFGDFAFCAELMIQNWTLGAVGEAPTDPDSQVDDMDMDLDKEFLQDLKELKVLVADKDLLDLHKSLVCTALRGKLGVFSEMEANFKNLSRGLVNVAAKLTHNKDVRDLFVDLVEKFVEPCRSDHWPLNDVRLFLNQYSASVHSLDGFRHQALWDRYMGTLRGCLLRLYHD; encoded by the exons ATGACCAGCGAGCTGGACATCTTCGTGGGGAACACGACCCTCATCGACGAGGACGTGTATCGCCTTTGGCTGGACGGTTATTCGG TGAGCGACGCGGTGGCCCTGAGGGTGCGCTCGGGAATTCTGGAGCAGACCGGCGCCACGGCAGCGGTGCTGCAGAGCGACACCATGGACCACTACCGGACTTTCCACATGCTCGAGCGCCTGCTCCACGCGCCGCCCAAGCTGCTTCACCAGCTCATTTTCCAGATCCCGCCCTCTCGACAGGCGCTGCTCATCGAGAG GTATTATGCCTTTGACGAGGCCTTCGTGCGGGAGGTGCTGGGCAAAAAACTGTCCAAGGGCACCAAGAAAGACCTGGATGATATCAGCACCAAAACAGGCATCACCCTCAAGAGCTGCCGGAGACAG TTTGACAACTTTAAGCGCGTCTTCAAGGTGGTGGAGGAAATGCGGGGCTCTCTGGTGGATAACATCCAGCAGCACTTCCTCCTATCCGACCGGCTGGCCAG GGACTATGCAGCCATCGTCTTCTTTGCCAACAATCGCTTtgagacagggaagaaaaaaCTGCAGTATCTGAGCTTTGGGGACTTTGCCTTCTGTGCTGAGCTCATGATCCAGAACTGGACCCTTGGAGCCGTCGGTGAGGCCCCCACTGACCCAG ACTCTCAGGTGGATGACATGGACATGGACTTAGACAAGGAGTTTCTCCAGGACTTGAAGGAGCTCAAGGTGCTTGTGGCTGACAAGGACCTTCTAGACCTGCACAAGAG CCTGGTGTGCACTGCCCTCCGGGGGAAGCTTGGTGTCTTTTCGGAGATGGAAGCCAACTTCAAG AACCTGTCCCGGGGGCTGGTGAATGTGGCCGCCAAGCTGACCCACAATAAGGATGTCAGAGACCTGTTTGTAGACCTCGTGGAGAAG TTCGTGGAACCCTGCCGCTCTGACCACTGGCCATTGAATGATGTGCGGCTCTTCCTGAATCAGTATTCAGCTTCAGTCCACTCCCTGGATGGCTTCCG GCACCAGGCGCTCTGGGACCGCTACATGGGCACCCTCCGTGGCTGCCTCCTGCGCCTCTATCATGACTGA
- the FIBP gene encoding acidic fibroblast growth factor intracellular-binding protein isoform X2, protein MTSELDIFVGNTTLIDEDVYRLWLDGYSVSDAVALRVRSGILEQTGATAAVLQSDTMDHYRTFHMLERLLHAPPKLLHQLIFQIPPSRQALLIERYYAFDEAFVREVLGKKLSKGTKKDLDDISTKTGITLKSCRRQFDNFKRVFKVVEEMRGSLVDNIQQHFLLSDRLARDYAAIVFFANNRFETGKKKLQYLSFGDFAFCAELMIQNWTLGAVDSQVDDMDMDLDKEFLQDLKELKVLVADKDLLDLHKSLVCTALRGKLGVFSEMEANFKNLSRGLVNVAAKLTHNKDVRDLFVDLVEKFVEPCRSDHWPLNDVRLFLNQYSASVHSLDGFRHQALWDRYMGTLRGCLLRLYHD, encoded by the exons ATGACCAGCGAGCTGGACATCTTCGTGGGGAACACGACCCTCATCGACGAGGACGTGTATCGCCTTTGGCTGGACGGTTATTCGG TGAGCGACGCGGTGGCCCTGAGGGTGCGCTCGGGAATTCTGGAGCAGACCGGCGCCACGGCAGCGGTGCTGCAGAGCGACACCATGGACCACTACCGGACTTTCCACATGCTCGAGCGCCTGCTCCACGCGCCGCCCAAGCTGCTTCACCAGCTCATTTTCCAGATCCCGCCCTCTCGACAGGCGCTGCTCATCGAGAG GTATTATGCCTTTGACGAGGCCTTCGTGCGGGAGGTGCTGGGCAAAAAACTGTCCAAGGGCACCAAGAAAGACCTGGATGATATCAGCACCAAAACAGGCATCACCCTCAAGAGCTGCCGGAGACAG TTTGACAACTTTAAGCGCGTCTTCAAGGTGGTGGAGGAAATGCGGGGCTCTCTGGTGGATAACATCCAGCAGCACTTCCTCCTATCCGACCGGCTGGCCAG GGACTATGCAGCCATCGTCTTCTTTGCCAACAATCGCTTtgagacagggaagaaaaaaCTGCAGTATCTGAGCTTTGGGGACTTTGCCTTCTGTGCTGAGCTCATGATCCAGAACTGGACCCTTGGAGCCGTCG ACTCTCAGGTGGATGACATGGACATGGACTTAGACAAGGAGTTTCTCCAGGACTTGAAGGAGCTCAAGGTGCTTGTGGCTGACAAGGACCTTCTAGACCTGCACAAGAG CCTGGTGTGCACTGCCCTCCGGGGGAAGCTTGGTGTCTTTTCGGAGATGGAAGCCAACTTCAAG AACCTGTCCCGGGGGCTGGTGAATGTGGCCGCCAAGCTGACCCACAATAAGGATGTCAGAGACCTGTTTGTAGACCTCGTGGAGAAG TTCGTGGAACCCTGCCGCTCTGACCACTGGCCATTGAATGATGTGCGGCTCTTCCTGAATCAGTATTCAGCTTCAGTCCACTCCCTGGATGGCTTCCG GCACCAGGCGCTCTGGGACCGCTACATGGGCACCCTCCGTGGCTGCCTCCTGCGCCTCTATCATGACTGA
- the CCDC85B gene encoding coiled-coil domain-containing protein 85B: MEAETGGLEELTDEEMAALGKEELVRRLRREEAARLAALVQRGRLMQEVNRQLQGHLGEIRELKQLNRRLQAENRELRDLCCFLDSERQRGRRAARQWQLFGTQASRAVREDLGGCWQKLAELEGRQEELLRENLALKELCLALGEEWGPRGGSGGSGGSGAGPAPELALPPCGPRDLGDGSSSTGSVGSPDQLPLACSPDD, encoded by the coding sequence ATGGAGGCCGAGACGGGCGGCCTGGAGGAGCTGACGGATGAAGAGATGGCGGCTCTGGGCAAGGAGGAGCTGGTGCGGCGCCTGCGGCGGGAGGAGGCGGCGCGCCTGGCGGCTCTGGTGCAGCGCGGCCGCCTTATGCAGGAGGTGAATCGGCAGCTACAGGGTCACCTGGGCGAGATCCGCGAACTCAAGCAGCTCAACCGACGCCTACAGGCCGAGAACCGCGAGCTGCGCGACCTCTGCTGCTTCCTGGACTCGGAGCGCCAGCGCGGGCGGCGCGCCGCGCGCCAGTGGCAGCTCTTCGGGACCCAAGCATCCCGAGCAGTGCGCGAGGATCTGGGCGGTTGTTGGCAGAAGCTGGCCGAGCTGGAAGGCCGCCAGGAGGAGCTGCTGCGGGAGAACCTGGCGCTCAAGGAGCTCTGTCTGGCGCTGGGCGAAGAGTGGGGTCCCCGAGGCGGCTCCGGCGGCTCGGGGGGCTCTGGCGCTGGGCCGGCACCCGAGCTGGCCTTGCCCCCCTGCGGTCCTCGTGACCTGGGCGATGGAAGCTCCAGTACCGGCAGCGTGGGCAGCCCCGATCAGTTGCCCCTGGCCTGCTCCCCAGATGACTGA